The following proteins come from a genomic window of Gynuella sunshinyii YC6258:
- a CDS encoding anti-phage deoxyguanosine triphosphatase: MDQWVQRQSDRKRSSDTKDEYFFRIDRSRVINSLAFRRLQSKTQVHGVGESEFFRTRLTHSMEVAQVGNSITYRLNYIADQRDCPSKDWLAPVSLIETICLAHDLGHPAFGHNGERTLNFFLHDDGGFEGNGQTFRILSKLGEYSSEFGYNLTRRALLGIIKYPVLHSQLKRQYPKPELLSTTDIRKWSPPKCIHDTEKDTLDWVLNPFSDRDKEQFTSVVEVKGKLKSQYKSFDTSIMECADDIAYGVHDLEDALVMQLLDRHKVCEKLRCELEELSLLVTKSWGSANKSYLSAKLASGKLEDTKAAISSIINIFVRGTTIFKQDKFESPLLDFQCIMDSERKDILGSFKEFVYDQVISQPSVQTLEFKGQKIITDLFIALKSKPYSLLPTIVQEKITEESNLDRIIADYISSMTDIEACKLYQRLFTPEQGSIFAPLV; this comes from the coding sequence ATGGATCAATGGGTTCAGCGCCAAAGTGACAGAAAACGTAGTTCAGATACTAAAGATGAGTATTTTTTTAGAATAGATCGAAGCCGAGTTATCAACTCTCTAGCGTTTCGCAGGCTGCAATCAAAGACTCAAGTTCATGGGGTTGGCGAAAGTGAGTTTTTTAGAACTCGATTAACTCACTCAATGGAGGTTGCCCAGGTAGGAAATTCGATAACATATCGTCTTAATTACATTGCAGATCAAAGAGATTGTCCTAGCAAGGACTGGTTGGCTCCTGTTTCATTGATCGAAACAATTTGTTTGGCACATGATTTGGGACACCCGGCTTTTGGTCACAATGGTGAAAGAACACTTAATTTCTTTTTGCATGACGATGGTGGTTTTGAGGGAAATGGGCAGACATTTCGAATACTGAGTAAGTTGGGAGAGTACTCTAGTGAGTTTGGTTATAACCTTACTCGTAGAGCTTTGTTAGGTATTATTAAATACCCGGTACTACATAGTCAGTTAAAACGTCAGTATCCTAAACCAGAATTATTGTCCACGACTGATATCAGAAAATGGTCACCTCCAAAGTGTATTCATGATACGGAAAAAGATACCCTGGACTGGGTGTTAAACCCATTTTCAGACCGAGATAAAGAGCAATTTACTTCCGTGGTAGAAGTGAAAGGTAAATTGAAATCTCAATATAAATCATTTGATACGAGTATTATGGAATGTGCAGATGATATCGCTTACGGTGTTCATGATCTTGAAGATGCTTTAGTTATGCAGCTTTTAGATCGGCATAAAGTGTGTGAGAAGTTGAGGTGCGAGCTTGAAGAGCTATCTTTACTTGTGACTAAATCTTGGGGATCAGCTAACAAAAGCTATCTTTCTGCAAAATTAGCTTCAGGTAAGTTAGAAGACACTAAGGCTGCTATCAGTAGTATTATTAATATATTTGTTCGAGGAACTACAATTTTTAAGCAAGACAAATTTGAAAGTCCATTGCTAGACTTTCAGTGCATAATGGATAGTGAGCGTAAAGATATTCTCGGCTCATTTAAAGAATTTGTTTACGACCAAGTTATATCTCAGCCTAGTGTACAGACACTAGAATTTAAAGGACAGAAAATAATTACAGACTTGTTCATCGCTCTTAAATCGAAACCATATTCTTTATTACCAACCATTGTTCAAGAGAAAATAACAGAAGAATCAAACTTAGATCGCATTATTGCTGATTATATCTCTTCTATGACAGACATAGAGGCGTGCAAACTGTACCAAAGGCTGTTCACACCTGAACAGGGTTCAATATTCGCTCCGTTAGTTTAA